From one Streptomyces sp. NBC_01478 genomic stretch:
- a CDS encoding IS481 family transposase produces MSVVEQRYHAVMEVAAGASKTEVAARYGVSRQSVHAWVRRYEAGGLAGLADRSHRPRSHPWQMPAGVEAAVLELRRLHPRWGQRRLRHELGRRGVEPVPSEASVYRILVRHQMIVPVRRRRRREDYRRWERPGPMQLWQMDVMGGFWLADGRELKLVTGVDDHSRFCVIASVVERATGRAVCAAFTAALVGFGCPEEVLTDNGKQFTGRFGTPGPSTEVLFDRICRLNGIKHRLTRPRSPTTTGKIERFHQSLRRELLDDLGPFADLHAAQAVIDGWREDYNTVRPHQSLDMAVPASRFRPAAADGVELRLPARLTDVTAGEGRTGQRVERVGEAVLGSPEAVEVDRVVPPSGNLAVAGQQFWFGPRHAGAAVTLWMDSTTVHVSLDGRRIKTVPSRLSTADLVRLRASGARAAGPAPAGRLAGPLATRLPVQVARTVNASGVVGLAGQQITVGVLLAGQRVVLRLDGPLMQVIADGVLVRTLPCPIPPRRRAYISDAQLSPLPPKAPQEAVRVGRKVSARGSIQVCGQQVQVGMVHARTVVTVEVTDTTLHVFDHDGHRLRTLPRTTSKEVTRFKAYGTKNRTTG; encoded by the coding sequence CTGAGCGTGGTCGAGCAGCGCTATCACGCGGTCATGGAAGTGGCTGCTGGAGCATCGAAGACGGAGGTTGCGGCCCGGTATGGGGTCTCGCGGCAGTCGGTGCATGCGTGGGTGCGCCGGTATGAGGCAGGTGGTCTGGCGGGTCTGGCGGACCGGTCGCATCGTCCGAGGTCGCATCCGTGGCAGATGCCGGCCGGTGTGGAGGCGGCGGTGCTGGAGCTGCGCAGGCTGCATCCGCGGTGGGGTCAGCGCCGGTTGCGTCATGAGCTGGGGCGTCGTGGGGTGGAGCCGGTGCCGTCGGAGGCGTCGGTGTATCGGATCCTGGTGCGCCATCAGATGATCGTCCCGGTCAGGAGGCGCCGGCGTCGGGAGGATTACCGGCGGTGGGAGCGGCCGGGGCCGATGCAGTTGTGGCAGATGGATGTGATGGGCGGGTTCTGGCTGGCCGACGGCCGTGAGCTGAAGCTGGTGACCGGCGTCGATGACCATTCGAGGTTCTGTGTGATCGCCTCGGTGGTGGAGCGGGCGACCGGGCGGGCGGTGTGTGCGGCTTTCACTGCTGCGCTGGTGGGGTTCGGCTGTCCGGAGGAGGTGCTGACCGACAACGGGAAGCAGTTCACCGGCCGGTTCGGGACTCCGGGGCCGTCCACGGAGGTGTTGTTCGACCGGATCTGCCGGCTGAACGGCATCAAGCACCGGCTGACCAGACCGCGGTCGCCGACAACCACGGGGAAGATCGAGCGGTTCCATCAGTCGCTGCGGCGTGAACTCCTCGACGACCTGGGGCCGTTCGCGGATCTGCATGCGGCGCAGGCGGTCATCGACGGCTGGCGCGAGGACTACAACACCGTGCGTCCGCACCAGTCGCTGGACATGGCCGTCCCGGCGAGCCGGTTCCGTCCCGCCGCGGCCGACGGGGTTGAACTGCGGCTTCCGGCCCGGCTGACCGACGTGACGGCCGGCGAGGGACGGACGGGGCAGAGGGTTGAGCGGGTCGGGGAGGCGGTGCTGGGTTCGCCGGAGGCGGTGGAGGTGGACCGGGTGGTGCCGCCGAGCGGGAATCTCGCGGTGGCCGGTCAGCAGTTCTGGTTCGGTCCCCGGCATGCGGGCGCTGCGGTGACGCTGTGGATGGACAGCACTACTGTCCACGTCAGTCTGGACGGCAGGCGCATCAAGACCGTGCCGTCGCGGCTGAGCACCGCGGATCTGGTGCGGCTGCGGGCGTCCGGGGCTCGTGCGGCCGGTCCCGCCCCGGCAGGCCGGCTCGCCGGTCCGCTGGCTACCCGCTTGCCCGTCCAGGTGGCCCGCACCGTGAACGCCTCCGGAGTGGTGGGCCTGGCCGGACAGCAGATCACCGTCGGTGTCTTGCTGGCCGGACAGCGCGTGGTCCTTCGGCTGGACGGCCCTTTGATGCAGGTCATCGCTGACGGCGTGCTGGTGCGGACACTGCCGTGTCCGATCCCGCCCCGGCGGCGGGCCTATATCAGTGATGCCCAGCTCAGCCCGCTGCCGCCGAAGGCGCCGCAGGAGGCGGTCCGGGTCGGGCGGAAGGTGTCCGCCCGCGGCAGCATCCAGGTCTGCGGCCAGCAGGTCCAGGTCGGCATGGTCCATGCCCGCACCGTGGTCACCGTCGAGGTCACCGACACCACCCTGCACGTCTTCGACCACGACGGACACCGCCTGCGGACCCTGCCCCGCACCACCAGCAAGGAGGTGACCCGCTTCAAGGCCTACGGCACGAAGAACCGCACAACAGGCTAG
- a CDS encoding FtsK/SpoIIIE domain-containing protein produces the protein MTDLTTLLEVGGPLAALGGGAAYTRAKHPAAYWSTIGLPISTTRLLSSYGSVMEACGLTVAPSRLRVLAVKATTRREVRPVPPRRGIIRPTTTGLRIRLRLAPGQEPADVAASAERLRHAWGVHAVYVTTLKPGIVELRLVGYDVLRRVRMPRTRKLPSGLLKVPVALREDATPFVRDYRTVPHQLTLGATLSGKSMYLRHLVTGLARQPVALVGIDCKRGVELSPFAARLSALATDPDQAADLLPALIDEMEDRYDLIKSRQGIAPNTPDEEITSDIWGLPESERPVPIVLFVDEVAELFLVATRKDEERRDEMVTQLIRLAQLGRAAGIYLEVCGQRFGAELGKGATMLRAQLTGRVCHRVNDEASAKMALGDIAPEAVGAACAIAPERPGLAVAGDTSGGWSRIRTPYLSLGDAAKICRDSAHLVPDLPALKRFQPHVPAQLVKTPGPNVQPRPATN, from the coding sequence ATGACCGACCTGACGACGCTCCTGGAGGTGGGTGGTCCCCTCGCCGCGCTCGGTGGTGGGGCCGCCTACACCCGGGCCAAGCATCCGGCCGCGTACTGGTCCACGATCGGCCTGCCGATATCCACCACCCGCCTGCTCAGCTCGTACGGCTCGGTCATGGAGGCCTGCGGCCTGACCGTGGCTCCGTCCCGGCTGCGCGTCCTCGCCGTCAAGGCCACCACCCGCCGCGAGGTCCGTCCCGTACCGCCCCGCCGGGGCATCATCCGACCCACCACAACCGGCCTGCGGATACGTCTGCGGCTCGCCCCGGGCCAGGAACCCGCCGACGTCGCCGCCTCCGCCGAACGGCTGCGGCACGCCTGGGGAGTTCACGCCGTCTACGTCACCACCCTCAAGCCCGGCATCGTCGAACTCCGGCTCGTCGGCTACGACGTGCTGCGCCGGGTCCGCATGCCCCGCACCCGCAAGCTCCCGTCCGGGCTCCTCAAAGTGCCGGTCGCCCTGCGGGAGGACGCCACGCCGTTCGTACGGGACTACCGCACCGTCCCGCACCAACTCACCCTCGGCGCAACGCTGTCGGGCAAGTCCATGTACCTGCGCCACCTGGTCACCGGACTCGCCCGCCAGCCGGTCGCCCTGGTCGGCATCGACTGCAAGCGCGGCGTGGAACTCTCCCCGTTCGCTGCCCGCCTCTCGGCCCTGGCCACCGACCCCGACCAGGCAGCCGACCTACTGCCCGCGCTCATCGACGAAATGGAGGACCGCTACGACCTGATCAAGTCCCGCCAGGGCATCGCCCCCAACACCCCCGACGAGGAGATCACTTCAGACATCTGGGGCCTGCCCGAGAGCGAACGCCCGGTCCCGATCGTGCTGTTCGTCGACGAGGTCGCCGAACTCTTCCTCGTCGCTACCCGCAAGGATGAGGAACGCCGCGACGAGATGGTCACCCAGCTCATCCGCCTCGCCCAACTCGGCCGCGCCGCCGGCATCTACCTCGAAGTCTGCGGACAGCGCTTCGGCGCCGAACTCGGCAAGGGCGCCACCATGCTCCGCGCCCAGCTCACCGGCCGCGTCTGCCACCGCGTCAACGACGAAGCCTCCGCCAAAATGGCCCTGGGCGACATCGCCCCCGAAGCCGTCGGCGCCGCCTGCGCCATCGCCCCCGAACGCCCCGGCCTGGCCGTCGCGGGCGACACCTCCGGCGGCTGGTCCCGCATCCGCACCCCCTACCTCTCCCTCGGCGACGCCGCAAAGATCTGCCGCGACTCCGCGCACCTGGTGCCCGACCTGCCCGCACTCAAGCGCTTCCAGCCGCACGTACCCGCGCAACTGGTCAAGACCCCGGGTCCCAACGTCCAGCCGCGCCCGGCAACCAACTGA
- a CDS encoding ATP-binding protein: protein MHEYTSTARVWGLTCPGFPEEVSRARRWTRDILRGSPLAEDAELIVSELSANAILHTASGREAGSFHLALAVSSQVVALSVTDGGGAGTAPKVEHRDQEAEHGRGLGMVSAIAHRVVVHDSDGGHTVTAELFTDVRRGGHPC, encoded by the coding sequence ATGCACGAGTATACGAGCACTGCACGGGTCTGGGGGCTCACTTGCCCAGGTTTCCCCGAAGAGGTCAGCCGGGCGCGGCGCTGGACACGCGACATCCTGCGCGGCTCGCCCTTGGCCGAGGACGCCGAACTGATCGTGAGCGAGCTGAGCGCGAACGCGATCCTGCACACGGCGAGTGGGCGGGAGGCCGGCAGCTTCCACCTGGCGCTTGCGGTGTCCTCGCAGGTGGTCGCTCTATCTGTGACGGATGGCGGGGGCGCGGGGACCGCTCCGAAGGTCGAGCACCGGGACCAGGAGGCGGAGCACGGCCGGGGGCTGGGAATGGTCAGCGCGATTGCGCACCGGGTCGTGGTCCACGACAGCGACGGCGGTCACACCGTCACCGCGGAACTCTTCACGGACGTACGACGAGGAGGGCACCCGTGCTGA
- a CDS encoding NUDIX hydrolase: MSVAGVIVDDHGRALLIKRRDNGKWEPPGGVVERDETLPEALQREVLEETGIKIALPATLTGVYKNMTGLIVSLVFRCQAADGTPTTGDETRALRWATREEVSELADEAYAIRVLDALDAASPPAIRAHDGVKLV; this comes from the coding sequence GTGAGCGTCGCCGGAGTCATCGTCGACGACCACGGCCGCGCCCTCCTGATCAAGCGCCGCGACAACGGCAAGTGGGAACCCCCGGGCGGCGTCGTCGAGCGAGACGAAACCCTCCCCGAGGCCCTCCAACGCGAAGTCCTCGAAGAAACCGGCATCAAGATCGCACTTCCGGCGACCCTCACCGGTGTCTACAAGAACATGACGGGGCTGATCGTCTCCCTGGTCTTCCGCTGCCAGGCCGCCGACGGCACACCCACCACCGGGGACGAGACCCGCGCACTGCGCTGGGCCACCCGGGAAGAGGTATCCGAACTCGCCGACGAGGCATACGCGATCCGCGTCCTGGACGCACTCGATGCGGCGTCTCCGCCGGCCATCCGCGCCCATGACGGCGTGAAACTCGTCTAG
- a CDS encoding mobile element transfer protein — MPANRRFRNVIRIGPVQVATSYDDRGQEKHTAACTAPRCGASHDYDSRAAAELAAHTHRCPVR; from the coding sequence ATGCCCGCCAACCGCCGCTTCCGCAACGTCATCCGCATCGGGCCCGTCCAGGTCGCCACGTCCTACGACGACCGGGGCCAGGAGAAGCACACCGCCGCCTGCACCGCCCCGCGCTGCGGTGCCTCGCACGACTACGACAGCCGCGCCGCCGCCGAGTTGGCCGCGCACACCCACCGCTGCCCCGTCCGCTGA
- a CDS encoding SCO3933 family regulatory protein: MRTIRVETAAATILLTEAPEPKVRDRQTGEIAKDAVSGEALMTLGVVYIEEGESSLIKVTVPEGGVSEGLALGAPVSLPGLVARPWESVFNGQQRHGIAFRAAAVTPAAFPAVAEAAA, from the coding sequence TTGCGTACCATCCGTGTTGAGACCGCCGCCGCGACGATCCTGCTGACCGAGGCCCCGGAGCCGAAGGTCCGCGACCGTCAGACCGGCGAGATCGCCAAGGACGCCGTCAGCGGCGAGGCGCTGATGACGCTCGGCGTCGTCTACATCGAGGAGGGCGAGTCCTCGCTGATCAAGGTCACCGTCCCCGAGGGTGGTGTCTCCGAGGGGCTGGCGCTCGGAGCTCCGGTCTCGCTGCCGGGGCTGGTCGCCCGGCCGTGGGAGAGCGTGTTCAACGGGCAGCAGCGCCACGGCATCGCCTTCCGTGCCGCCGCTGTCACTCCGGCCGCGTTCCCGGCCGTCGCCGAGGCCGCCGCCTGA
- a CDS encoding DUF2637 domain-containing protein codes for MRAQLARVDAVLVQAFIAAALSFAHLHDIASAAGQDGWKAWAYPISVDLLLVAAWRRLRTGEAKASGWCWFVIALTASLGANVATAGLLDLGDVPAWLRILVAGWPAVAFLGGTLLAHSAPKAVVAVEVVEDQEDKPESAPELPAQLAVEAPPNRPAVPVPAALIDHARKVAADHHTRTGTPMDVSTLRARLGVPAPMAEAIAAHLTPTGS; via the coding sequence ATGCGCGCCCAACTGGCCCGCGTCGACGCGGTACTCGTCCAAGCCTTCATCGCCGCCGCTCTCTCCTTCGCCCACCTGCACGACATCGCCTCGGCGGCCGGGCAGGACGGGTGGAAAGCATGGGCCTACCCCATCAGCGTCGATCTCCTGCTCGTCGCCGCCTGGCGCCGACTGCGGACCGGCGAAGCGAAGGCCTCCGGCTGGTGCTGGTTCGTCATCGCGCTGACGGCGTCGCTCGGCGCGAACGTCGCGACCGCTGGCCTGCTCGATCTCGGCGACGTCCCGGCCTGGCTGCGCATCCTCGTCGCGGGCTGGCCCGCCGTCGCCTTCCTCGGCGGAACCCTCCTCGCCCACTCGGCGCCCAAGGCGGTCGTCGCCGTCGAGGTGGTCGAGGACCAGGAAGACAAGCCCGAATCAGCCCCCGAGCTGCCCGCCCAACTCGCTGTCGAGGCGCCACCCAACCGCCCCGCCGTGCCGGTCCCGGCCGCCCTGATCGACCACGCCCGCAAGGTCGCCGCCGACCACCACACCCGAACCGGAACCCCCATGGACGTCTCGACCCTGCGCGCCCGCCTCGGCGTCCCGGCACCCATGGCCGAAGCCATCGCCGCCCACCTCACACCGACAGGAAGTTGA
- a CDS encoding GntR family transcriptional regulator: MSPLRSGLLGDLDPTSDRAVFRQIADQLREAIDRGRFKEGEKLPSEADLVEHYGVSRMTVRNSFSVLQGEGLVHAEHGKGVFVRPRPPVRRLASDRFARRHREQGKSAFIVEADAAGSHPQVDSLEVKEEKASQDISTRLGSVRRVLARRRRYLLDGKPVEFATSYLPLDIARGTQIAEPNPGPGGIYARLEELGHHLDHFEEEIRARMPSPTEVKTLRLASGVPVIHLIRTAYDTEGRAVEVCDTVMAADAYVLSYQLPAT; this comes from the coding sequence GTGAGCCCTCTCCGTTCCGGCCTGCTCGGCGATCTCGACCCCACGAGTGATCGTGCGGTCTTCCGGCAGATCGCCGATCAACTGCGCGAGGCCATCGACCGTGGGCGGTTCAAGGAGGGCGAAAAGCTGCCCTCGGAGGCTGACCTGGTCGAGCACTACGGGGTTTCCCGGATGACCGTCCGCAACTCCTTCTCCGTCCTCCAGGGCGAGGGCCTGGTGCATGCCGAGCACGGCAAGGGCGTCTTCGTCCGGCCCCGGCCGCCCGTACGGCGGCTCGCCTCCGACCGCTTCGCCCGCCGTCACCGCGAGCAGGGCAAATCCGCGTTCATCGTCGAGGCCGACGCCGCCGGCAGTCACCCACAGGTCGACAGCCTGGAGGTGAAGGAGGAGAAGGCCAGTCAGGACATCTCCACCCGGCTCGGCTCCGTACGGCGCGTGCTCGCCCGCCGACGCCGGTATCTGCTCGACGGGAAGCCGGTCGAGTTCGCCACCTCCTACCTGCCCCTCGACATCGCGCGCGGCACGCAGATCGCCGAACCCAACCCCGGCCCCGGCGGCATCTACGCCCGCCTCGAAGAACTCGGCCACCACCTCGACCACTTCGAGGAGGAGATCCGCGCCCGGATGCCCTCGCCCACCGAGGTCAAGACGCTCCGGCTGGCCTCCGGCGTGCCCGTGATTCACCTCATCCGCACCGCGTACGACACCGAAGGGCGGGCTGTGGAGGTCTGCGACACGGTCATGGCGGCGGACGCGTACGTGCTGTCGTACCAGCTCCCGGCGACATGA
- a CDS encoding DUF3027 domain-containing protein — protein MSANRVVPGEAWTGDDRAHNDACHERWLQVQNRPTHQPGYRDDWYDAQCGGCRFWIALSGELGRDWGVCTHAGSAFDGRARFEHDGCELFTAREDGSFG, from the coding sequence ATGAGCGCAAACCGCGTCGTGCCTGGCGAAGCGTGGACGGGCGATGACCGCGCGCACAACGACGCCTGTCACGAGCGCTGGTTGCAGGTGCAGAACAGGCCCACTCACCAGCCCGGATATCGAGACGACTGGTACGACGCGCAATGCGGTGGCTGTCGGTTCTGGATCGCGTTGAGCGGAGAGCTGGGGCGGGACTGGGGAGTCTGCACCCATGCCGGCTCGGCGTTCGACGGGCGGGCCCGTTTCGAGCATGACGGTTGCGAGCTGTTCACCGCCCGGGAGGACGGTTCCTTCGGGTGA